The genomic segment CACCTGATGCGGCATCGCCAGCCTTAAGCCATACCCCAAACAAATGGGGGAGCAGGCTTCTGTGGCGAGGGCGCTTGCTCGCGCTTGAGTGCGCAGCGCTCACAAGATTTTGGGGCCGCTTCGCAGCCCAGCGCGAGCAAGCTCCCTCGCCACAAAAGCGCCTTCGCCACAAAAGTCCGCTCCCACAGTCGTTTTGTGGTGTTCAGGCGACTTCGGTCAACACCTCAGCCTCAAGCTCGCGCACCAACGGCAATACCCGCTTGCCGAAATACTCCACCTCTTCCTGGAAATGCAGGAACCCCGCCAGCACCAAGTCCACGCCCACGGCCTTCAGCGCGACGATGCGTTCGGCTATCTGCTGTGGTGTGCCGATCAGGTTGGTCTTGAAGCCGTCGTTGTACTGCACCAGGTCCTCGAACGTCGATTTCGCCCAGTTGCCCTCGCCTTCCGGTGACGCCCTGCCCGCCTGTTTCGCCGCGTCGCCAAAGGCATTCACCGCCTCCGGGTCGGCCTGGTCGATGATCTGCGCCAGCACCGCCCGGGCTTCTTCTTCGGTGTCGCGGGCGATGACGAAGGCGTTCACCCCGACTTTCACTGAGTGGTTGTTCGCCGCCGCCTTGGTGCGGATGTCATCGACCTGGGCCTTGATGCCTTCGGGCGTGTTGCCGTTGGTGAAATACCAGTCCGACACCCGCGCCGCCATGTCCCGCGCCGCGCGCGAGCTGCCGCCCTGAAAGATTTCTGGCTGGCCCAACGGCTTGGGTTTCAGGCTGTAGTTGTCGAAGCGATAGAAATCACCGCGAAAGGTGAAGTTGTCCTGACTCCAGATACCTTTGAGCGAGCGGATGAATTCTTCGGAACGACGATAACGTTCATCGTGTTCCAGCCAGTGCTCACCAATGGCCTGGAACTCACCCTTGAACCAGCCGCTGACGATATTCACCGCCACCCGACCGTTGGTGAGTTGATCGATGGTCGCCAGTTGCTTGGCCGCCAACGCCGGTTGCCATGGGCCCGGCAGGATCGCGGCGATCACCTTGAGTTTGGTGGTAGCGGCCAGCAATGCATGGCTGAAGGCAACCGACTCGTGCTGGAACTCGGCACCGTAGCCGGCGGTGAAGCGGATCTGGGTCAAGGCATATTCGAATCCCGCCTCCTCGGCCAGTTGCGCCAGTTTGCGGTTGTAGTCGATACCCCAGTGGGTGCGTTGCTCGATCTTGCTGACCACCAGCCCACCGCTGACGTTCGGCACCCAGTAGGCAAATTTGACGGCTTGCTGACTCATTTGGTGTGTCCTCGGGACGTGGGAAAGTGAGTGAGTCAGAGCAGCAAGCGTGCCAGTGCTGAATATTGAGGCGACAGAGATCCCTGTGGGAGCGGGCTTGCCCGCGATGAGGCCTGTAGATTCAACATCTCAGGCGGCTGACAGGGCGCCATCGCGGGCATGCTCGCTCCCACATTGGATCTGGGTGTGCCTGGGGCAATTTGTTGATGCTCTGTTGGCACACCAACAGTTCAAGCCCTGCCCGCCCTGAAAAACCCTGCAAACCCGGCGTTCCGCTGTCGGCATGGACCCTGCAATCCCCCCTGGCACACGCAACAACCCGC from the Pseudomonas sp. N3-W genome contains:
- the sfnG gene encoding dimethylsulfone monooxygenase SfnG gives rise to the protein MSQQAVKFAYWVPNVSGGLVVSKIEQRTHWGIDYNRKLAQLAEEAGFEYALTQIRFTAGYGAEFQHESVAFSHALLAATTKLKVIAAILPGPWQPALAAKQLATIDQLTNGRVAVNIVSGWFKGEFQAIGEHWLEHDERYRRSEEFIRSLKGIWSQDNFTFRGDFYRFDNYSLKPKPLGQPEIFQGGSSRAARDMAARVSDWYFTNGNTPEGIKAQVDDIRTKAAANNHSVKVGVNAFVIARDTEEEARAVLAQIIDQADPEAVNAFGDAAKQAGRASPEGEGNWAKSTFEDLVQYNDGFKTNLIGTPQQIAERIVALKAVGVDLVLAGFLHFQEEVEYFGKRVLPLVRELEAEVLTEVA